In the Candidatus Abyssobacteria bacterium SURF_5 genome, one interval contains:
- a CDS encoding CDP-alcohol phosphatidyltransferase family protein: MLSAKLDHRLDKVVLPVVRLLARAGLTPNNLTIAGALTSAVAAAALLFGHFRIGGILILLGGVFDLLDGALARVVGQQTRFGAVLDSTLDRYSDVLPILGLMLYYSGWTETGPLRLGGMMLCGAVILGSLLVPYVRARAELMIERCDIGIAERAERILILSGGLVIDADIAALWILAILTHFTVFQRLWFVRKQLKQDEEAHNHVERPNQHKLAASDLEGKL, from the coding sequence ATGCTCAGTGCGAAACTGGATCATAGGCTTGATAAAGTGGTCTTGCCGGTAGTCAGACTGCTTGCTCGAGCGGGCCTCACTCCCAATAATCTCACGATTGCAGGAGCTCTCACGAGCGCCGTCGCCGCGGCTGCATTGCTGTTCGGCCACTTCCGGATCGGTGGAATCCTGATTCTCCTCGGTGGAGTGTTTGACCTCCTGGATGGTGCGCTCGCGCGGGTCGTAGGGCAGCAAACCCGATTTGGAGCGGTTTTGGACTCCACGCTCGATCGATATTCCGACGTCCTTCCCATTCTCGGACTCATGCTGTATTATTCCGGATGGACTGAAACCGGTCCTTTGCGTCTTGGCGGCATGATGTTGTGCGGCGCCGTGATTCTGGGATCGCTTCTTGTGCCGTATGTGCGCGCGCGCGCCGAGCTGATGATCGAGCGATGCGACATCGGAATTGCGGAGCGGGCCGAACGAATTCTGATTTTGTCCGGCGGATTGGTGATAGACGCCGATATCGCGGCATTGTGGATTCTGGCGATCCTGACCCATTTCACCGTGTTCCAGCGGCTCTGGTTCGTTCGCAAGCAGCTCAAACAAGATGAAGAGGCTCACAATCATGTCGAACGACCCAATCAACATAAACTTGCCGCTTCCGATCTTGAAG